A part of Paraburkholderia largidicola genomic DNA contains:
- a CDS encoding PelD GGDEF domain-containing protein: protein MNTQANEHSAPRGRHRRRQAQSVGAGSWWARVIAPPRGSARRRAIAALETIVATLIAIAICWAFDHTDPLLVQSGFGWIWIVPLVIALRYGTIAGVFSGLILLASWYVLYPEYSGVSAPVSLAHALLETPHTRLFPVSFFLGGFVVTMLCGQFGDIWITRLRQGRIANDYLAERLSILTRNQFMLRISHERLEQDLLGRPATLRDSLARLRTVILNQEPTEAQQGVVDLRGAQPFLEAAAQACQIESASVHTWRGGKPATIAAASIGAPSAFEPDDPLVREALETRTLVHVESKANQDLSLSRYVVVVPLIDAQKNPVGVLAVERMPFLALTRDNLQFLLVLCNFYADGVQHAVITRDTLATFPTCPHTFALDYARLVHLKRDTQVQSSIVALVFHNDEPGTTLYEHVLRTRRALDVQWPLRDERHRVVLTLMPLSGDSAVDGYLLRIEENLRAQYGVDFEAARVAVHSMAVSADEPIAALRRLLERCDVRV, encoded by the coding sequence ATGAACACGCAGGCTAACGAACACTCTGCGCCGCGCGGACGGCACCGGCGCCGTCAGGCGCAAAGCGTCGGCGCGGGCTCCTGGTGGGCCCGCGTGATCGCGCCGCCGCGCGGCTCAGCGCGCCGCCGCGCCATTGCCGCGCTCGAAACGATCGTCGCGACGCTCATCGCGATCGCCATCTGCTGGGCCTTCGATCACACCGATCCTTTACTGGTCCAGAGCGGCTTCGGCTGGATCTGGATCGTGCCGCTCGTGATCGCGCTGCGTTATGGAACGATAGCGGGCGTGTTTTCCGGGCTGATCCTGCTGGCGTCGTGGTACGTGCTGTACCCGGAATACAGTGGCGTGTCCGCGCCCGTTTCGCTCGCGCATGCGTTGCTGGAGACGCCGCACACGCGGCTCTTTCCCGTGAGCTTCTTTCTGGGCGGCTTCGTCGTCACGATGCTGTGCGGGCAATTCGGCGACATCTGGATCACGCGGCTGCGGCAAGGCCGCATCGCCAACGACTATCTCGCCGAACGCCTGTCCATTCTGACGCGCAACCAGTTCATGCTGCGCATCTCGCACGAACGGCTCGAACAGGATCTGCTCGGACGTCCCGCAACGTTGCGAGATTCGCTGGCGCGCTTGCGGACCGTGATTCTCAATCAGGAGCCGACCGAAGCGCAGCAAGGCGTCGTCGATTTGCGCGGCGCGCAACCATTTCTCGAAGCGGCTGCGCAAGCCTGCCAGATCGAAAGCGCGAGCGTGCATACGTGGCGCGGCGGCAAGCCGGCGACCATCGCGGCGGCATCGATCGGCGCGCCCTCGGCGTTCGAACCCGACGATCCCCTCGTGCGCGAAGCGCTCGAAACGCGCACGCTGGTGCATGTCGAATCGAAGGCGAATCAGGACCTGTCGCTGAGCCGCTATGTCGTCGTGGTGCCGCTGATCGACGCGCAGAAGAATCCGGTCGGCGTGCTCGCCGTGGAGCGCATGCCGTTTCTCGCGCTCACGCGCGACAACCTGCAGTTCCTGCTCGTGCTCTGCAACTTCTACGCGGACGGCGTGCAGCACGCCGTCATCACGCGCGATACGCTCGCCACCTTCCCGACTTGCCCGCACACCTTCGCGCTCGACTATGCGCGGCTCGTGCATCTGAAGCGTGACACGCAGGTGCAGTCGTCGATCGTCGCGCTCGTGTTTCATAACGACGAACCCGGCACGACGCTGTACGAGCATGTGCTGCGCACGCGCCGCGCGCTCGACGTGCAGTGGCCGTTGCGCGACGAACGGCATCGCGTGGTGCTCACGCTGATGCCGCTGTCGGGCGATAGCGCCGTCGACGGCTATCTGCTGCGGATCGAAGAAAACCTGCGCGCGCAGTATGGTGTCGACTTCGAAGCGGCGCGCGTCGCCGTGCATTCGATGGCCGTGTCCGCCGACGAACCCATCGCCGCTCTGCGGCGCCTGCTGGAGCGCTGCGATGTCCGCGTCTGA
- a CDS encoding tetratricopeptide repeat protein: MSASDGVTADRGRSAGARITFVGVLLVALGLALEIAVFMIATRSLPDTSAEWLGGLVNTDVSTLRAAAHLNTQTLLLCLLVQACAALATSLGIAEMMPARYRRPRLGLLVSLWFLNFAVPVGGMLCSIGALAIAAVLPQPRAQLPIVPVEEPEFAANLIGTVSYGRGARLKAELQNSEAGTSFRMTALLAMQTMPARTVSPLLQGMLADPLDDIRLLAYGILDNREKALTQQILVERPKLDAKLHPELSDAERAHANRTLAQLYSELIYENLVTGDVYRNAADQADGFAAAALEHDPNDAALWRLRGRLAIARRDLDGADAMLQRAIDCGFPRERMLPWLAETAYLRRDFARVRKLLAEMDNRAATPTLAAVLDFWKPRGPNAAQPRTI, translated from the coding sequence ATGTCCGCGTCTGACGGCGTCACGGCCGATCGCGGCCGTTCTGCGGGCGCGCGCATCACGTTCGTCGGCGTGCTGCTCGTCGCGCTCGGGCTGGCGCTGGAGATCGCCGTTTTCATGATCGCGACTCGCAGCCTGCCCGACACGTCCGCCGAATGGCTCGGCGGTCTCGTCAACACGGACGTCTCGACGCTGCGCGCCGCCGCGCATCTGAACACGCAGACCCTGCTGCTGTGCCTGCTCGTGCAGGCCTGCGCCGCGCTCGCGACCTCACTCGGTATCGCGGAGATGATGCCTGCGCGCTACCGGCGCCCCCGCTTGGGACTGCTCGTGTCACTGTGGTTTCTGAACTTCGCGGTGCCTGTCGGTGGGATGCTTTGCTCGATCGGCGCGCTCGCGATTGCCGCCGTGTTGCCGCAGCCGCGCGCGCAACTGCCCATCGTGCCCGTCGAGGAACCGGAGTTCGCCGCGAATCTGATCGGCACCGTGTCATACGGGCGCGGCGCGCGCCTGAAAGCCGAATTGCAGAACTCGGAAGCGGGCACGTCGTTTCGCATGACCGCCCTGCTCGCGATGCAGACGATGCCCGCGCGTACCGTCTCACCGCTGCTGCAAGGCATGCTCGCCGATCCGCTCGACGATATCCGGCTGCTCGCGTACGGCATTCTCGACAACCGCGAGAAAGCGCTCACGCAACAGATACTCGTCGAACGTCCGAAGCTCGATGCGAAGCTGCATCCCGAATTGAGCGATGCGGAACGCGCGCACGCAAACCGGACGCTCGCGCAGCTGTATAGCGAACTGATCTACGAAAACCTCGTGACGGGCGACGTGTACCGCAATGCCGCCGACCAGGCCGACGGCTTCGCGGCCGCCGCGCTTGAACACGATCCGAACGACGCGGCGCTGTGGCGTCTGCGCGGGCGTCTTGCCATTGCGCGGCGCGATCTCGACGGCGCGGACGCGATGCTGCAACGTGCGATCGATTGCGGCTTTCCACGCGAACGCATGCTGCCCTGGCTCGCCGAAACGGCTTACCTGCGCCGCGATTTCGCGCGCGTGCGCAAGCTGCTGGCCGAAATGGACAATCGCGCCGCGACGCCGACGCTGGCCGCCGTCCTCGACTTCTGGAAGCCGCGCGGCCCGAACGCCGCGCAGCCCCGCACCATCTGA
- the pelF gene encoding GT4 family glycosyltransferase PelF — MFSSQTPSLPHAESADIALLLEGTFPYVSGGVSSWVNQVIRAFPEYSFALCFLGSRPQDYPKMQYALPDNVVHLENHYLYDFAPPPLVQKQRGDASAFMRSAHLHDALRNPAMRHAAGRMLKDMLNELRPGGALGEDAFLYSKEAWHYLTDQYRQFCTDPSFVDYFWTVRIMHKPLWQLAKIAEGLPRVKMFHTVSTGYAGFLGALARYRHARPLLVSEHGIYTKERKIDLFQSEWIRDNRSIFERDVSQIGYFRDLWVRFFETLGHVCYDAAEDIIALYEGNRLRQILDGAPEAKTANIPNGVNLPKLAPLRAQRAAGVPKTLCLIGRVVPIKDIKTFIRAMLTVVRRMPDAEAWIAGPENEDPSYAAECHALVESLGLNDKVKFLGFQKIDELLPKCGVLVLSSISEALPLVVLEGFAAGVPSVTTDVGSCRQLIYGLDGDDAALGAAGRVVQIADPRALAEAALDLLDEDNWHAAQQAGIARVERYYTQDQMVGSYRELYARLTAQADLVDPPASEADLLMQMPH; from the coding sequence ATGTTCTCGTCCCAAACGCCGTCACTGCCGCACGCGGAGTCCGCCGATATCGCCCTGCTGCTCGAAGGCACGTTCCCCTATGTGAGCGGCGGCGTGTCGAGCTGGGTCAATCAGGTGATCCGCGCGTTTCCCGAGTATTCGTTCGCGCTGTGCTTTCTCGGCAGCCGCCCGCAGGACTATCCGAAGATGCAGTACGCGTTGCCTGACAACGTCGTGCATCTGGAGAATCACTATCTGTACGATTTCGCACCGCCACCGCTGGTGCAGAAGCAGCGCGGCGATGCGTCGGCGTTCATGCGCTCCGCGCATCTGCACGACGCCTTGCGCAACCCGGCGATGCGCCACGCTGCGGGCCGCATGCTCAAGGACATGTTGAACGAGCTGCGCCCCGGCGGCGCACTGGGCGAAGACGCGTTTCTCTATTCGAAGGAAGCCTGGCATTATCTGACCGACCAGTACCGGCAGTTCTGCACGGACCCGTCGTTCGTCGACTACTTCTGGACCGTGCGCATCATGCACAAGCCGCTATGGCAACTCGCGAAAATCGCCGAAGGTTTGCCGCGCGTGAAGATGTTCCATACGGTATCGACGGGTTATGCGGGCTTTCTCGGCGCGCTCGCGCGCTATCGCCATGCGCGGCCCCTGCTCGTATCGGAGCACGGCATCTATACGAAGGAACGCAAGATCGATCTGTTCCAGAGCGAATGGATACGCGACAACCGCAGCATCTTCGAGCGCGACGTGTCGCAGATCGGCTATTTCCGCGACCTGTGGGTGCGCTTCTTCGAAACGCTCGGCCATGTGTGCTACGACGCCGCTGAAGACATCATCGCGCTCTATGAGGGCAACCGCCTGCGGCAGATCCTGGACGGTGCGCCCGAAGCGAAAACGGCCAACATTCCGAACGGCGTGAATCTGCCGAAGCTCGCGCCTTTACGCGCGCAGCGCGCCGCGGGCGTGCCGAAGACGCTGTGCCTGATCGGCCGCGTGGTGCCCATCAAGGACATCAAGACCTTCATCCGCGCGATGCTGACCGTCGTGCGCCGCATGCCCGATGCCGAAGCGTGGATTGCCGGCCCGGAGAACGAAGACCCGTCGTATGCGGCCGAATGTCATGCGCTCGTCGAGAGCCTCGGCCTGAACGACAAGGTGAAGTTTCTCGGCTTCCAGAAGATCGACGAATTGCTGCCGAAATGCGGCGTGCTCGTGCTCAGTTCGATTTCGGAAGCGCTGCCGCTCGTCGTGCTCGAAGGCTTTGCGGCAGGCGTGCCTTCCGTCACGACGGACGTGGGCTCGTGCCGTCAGTTGATTTATGGACTGGATGGGGACGATGCGGCGCTCGGCGCGGCGGGCCGCGTCGTGCAGATCGCCGATCCGCGCGCGCTCGCCGAAGCGGCGCTCGATCTGCTCGACGAAGACAACTGGCATGCCGCGCAGCAGGCGGGGATTGCGCGCGTCGAACGTTACTACACGCAAGACCAGATGGTCGGCTCGTATCGCGAGCTATATGCGAGGCTCACCGCGC